In Asticcacaulis sp. SL142, the sequence ACGAAGAGCATATCTATGATCATCTGATCGGGCGGCTTAAGGCGGCTGAGGATCAGGTCGTTGCCCATAGCGACTGGGTTTACCCGTCCGCCGGTGAGCTGTGGATGCAGTTCACTACCCACTATGGCTGGCTGACCATGATCGCCTTTGGTCTGGCGCTCATCTACGGCGGGCGGCGCATCCGCCAGGGCGTTGGGTTTCTGGTGCTGTGGTTTGCCATCGGCGCGATTGGCTTTAGTCTGGTTGACTGGCGTCAGACCAAGCATTTTGCCCACTTTGTCCCGGCGCTTGTGATGCTGACCGCCGTTTACTGGGCCTCACTCAAAGGGCGCTGGCAGCAGGCGTTTAGCGCCTTTATGGTCGTGACCATTCTGTGGAATTTCTATCGTGTGATTTTGACCATGCAAAACTTCACCTATATTCAACCGCTGCCGATCTGGTAATCTGATTTTGAAAGAGGCTATTCAAGGTGCGTAAAATTGTGGTCGCGGGTGCTGCGGGTCAGGTTGGCAGCCGGTTGTGCGCCTTACTGGCAAACGCCGGTCATGTAGTGCTTGGCATCGATCGCAATGTCCGCCCGCAGGATGCCCCCAAAGGCGTGGTCTGGATCAGGTCAGATCTGCTGGAACCGCAAAACTACGCCCATGCCCTCAACGGCTATGAGATCGTCATCGACTGTGCCGGCCTTGCCGGTAAGGCGAGACCGGCAGATTATATGCGCGAAAACGTCGAAGCCACCCGTACCCTAGTTAATGCAGCGGTCACCGCCGGGGTGGCGCGCTTCATCTATATCTCCAGCATTGCCGCCAAATTCACCGATCGTAAGCACTATGTCTATGCCGACTCGCGCAATGCCGCCGAAGCGCTGGTATCGGCCGCGCCGCTAAGCTGGACCATTATTCGCCCGACCATGATTTTCGGGCCGGATTCAGCCGTGCAGGCCAATCTGTCAAAGCTGGCGGGCCTGCCTGTCACCCCCGTGTTTGGCGATGGCCTGAGCCGGGTGCAGCCGGTGGTCTCAGATGACGTGGCCGGTTTGTTGGCGCAACTGGCTTTTGCAGACGATGCCAATGGTGCCACCATCGAAGTCGGGGGTGCGGAAACCTTTGATATGCATGGCCTGCTGACCAAGCTGCGCACCCTTAACCACGCCGAAAAACCCGCGAAATTTGTGCATCTGCCGCTGGCGGTCATGCGCGCATCGCTGGCGGCGGTTGAGGGCCTGTTATTCAAATTCCTGCCGTTCACCAGCGGTCAGTTAGCGGCCTTTGCCAATGATGCGGTCGCCAGTCCGCATCCGCTGATGGCCAAATATCTGCCCGCCCCGCAGGCGCTGGATGCGCGGATCGTTCCGCCCAAAGGCGCCCATACGAACTCCGATTCAGCACTGGGCAAGGAGTTTTACCTGTTCGCCCGCCACCTGACCCGGATCGGTGGCACGGCCTATCAGGAAGGCAAATATATCGATTTCCACCGCCGCCATCCGCTGGAGCCCATTGGCGCTTTTGAGGGCCTGCTGCTCAAGGTCGCGCGTTCCGGCGCGTTTGGGGTGTGGCTGACCGACAGTTTCACCGGCCTGTTGGGGCGGCAATCGGTCGTGCGCGCCAAGCTGGTGCTGACCATGGCTCTGCTGGAATCGGCCCCGCCCAGTTTTCATGAACTGGATGCCC encodes:
- a CDS encoding NAD-dependent epimerase/dehydratase family protein, which encodes MRKIVVAGAAGQVGSRLCALLANAGHVVLGIDRNVRPQDAPKGVVWIRSDLLEPQNYAHALNGYEIVIDCAGLAGKARPADYMRENVEATRTLVNAAVTAGVARFIYISSIAAKFTDRKHYVYADSRNAAEALVSAAPLSWTIIRPTMIFGPDSAVQANLSKLAGLPVTPVFGDGLSRVQPVVSDDVAGLLAQLAFADDANGATIEVGGAETFDMHGLLTKLRTLNHAEKPAKFVHLPLAVMRASLAAVEGLLFKFLPFTSGQLAAFANDAVASPHPLMAKYLPAPQALDARIVPPKGAHTNSDSALGKEFYLFARHLTRIGGTAYQEGKYIDFHRRHPLEPIGAFEGLLLKVARSGAFGVWLTDSFTGLLGRQSVVRAKLVLTMALLESAPPSFHELDAPDPKGMAWPFMVLRGIEAAFGVVLGALIFIPAKLILGRKGKGARS